A single genomic interval of Aegicerativicinus sediminis harbors:
- the rimM gene encoding ribosome maturation factor RimM (Essential for efficient processing of 16S rRNA), which translates to MKKEECFYLGKIVKKFSFKGELLAKLDSDDPEIYEELDSVFIEHRGTLIPYFIEHAQLHKSDLLRLKLEDVNKEAEADALLKADLYLPLSMLPKLEGNKFYYHEIAGFKVIDKRLGDIGIINNVNDQTAQPLFVIIKGEKEILLPINDDIIKKVDRKNQVIEVNAPEGLIELYL; encoded by the coding sequence ATGAAAAAGGAAGAGTGTTTTTACCTCGGCAAAATTGTAAAAAAATTCAGTTTTAAAGGTGAATTATTAGCCAAACTCGACAGTGATGATCCAGAGATATATGAGGAATTAGACAGTGTTTTTATTGAACATCGCGGCACTTTAATCCCCTATTTCATTGAGCATGCGCAATTACACAAATCTGATTTGCTTCGTTTAAAATTGGAAGATGTCAACAAGGAGGCGGAAGCCGACGCTCTTCTTAAAGCAGACTTGTATCTTCCTCTTTCCATGTTACCTAAATTGGAAGGCAATAAATTTTACTATCACGAAATTGCAGGATTTAAGGTAATCGACAAACGTTTGGGGGATATCGGTATCATAAACAATGTTAACGACCAGACTGCCCAACCACTTTTTGTTATAATAAAAGGTGAAAAAGAAATATTGTTGCCAATTAACGACGACATTATTAAAAAAGTAGACCGAAAAAATCAGGTTATAGAAGTAAATGCTCCTGAAGGTCTCATTGAGCTTTATTTATAA
- a CDS encoding lactonase family protein, giving the protein MNLFNRIILLFLAISIFNCASKQLPFYIGTYTDGDSEGIYKAKLDISEGKISDIKLAMAATNPSFLALSPNNDFLYSVNQLDSGYVSSYEIRSNGNLKFINSIGSNGSSPCHITVDDKGALAAVSNYGGGTVSVYNLGKNGNLQKTLQVFNHNTDEIKSHAHSAQFSGDRLYVSDLGRNNLFEYRWSEENRKFKLNTDSLLKFAANSGPRHFVLMDQGKQIYSISEYANTITFAQNHMGNFEVIGVYKTLSPNFNGESYCADIHFSKDGGYVYGSNRGENSIAVFKRNKSDGSLELIQNEDVRGDWPRNFVIDPTGSFLLVANQRSNGISVFKIDSETGKLSFKNKLDFPSPVCLLFKR; this is encoded by the coding sequence ATGAACTTGTTTAACCGAATTATTCTACTTTTTCTTGCCATATCGATATTTAATTGCGCAAGTAAGCAATTGCCGTTTTATATTGGGACCTATACCGATGGTGACAGTGAGGGAATTTATAAAGCCAAGCTTGATATTTCTGAAGGAAAAATTTCAGATATTAAACTTGCAATGGCCGCAACAAATCCCTCTTTTTTAGCCCTTTCTCCAAACAATGACTTTTTGTATTCTGTAAATCAATTAGATTCAGGTTATGTTTCCTCATATGAGATACGGTCTAATGGAAACCTAAAATTTATTAATAGCATAGGAAGTAATGGTAGCTCTCCGTGCCATATTACAGTTGATGATAAAGGAGCCCTAGCAGCTGTTTCTAATTATGGAGGAGGAACAGTTTCAGTTTACAATTTGGGCAAGAATGGAAATTTGCAAAAAACCTTACAAGTATTTAATCATAATACAGATGAAATAAAATCCCATGCCCATTCTGCACAATTTTCAGGAGATAGGCTATATGTTTCTGATTTGGGTAGAAATAATCTATTTGAATATAGGTGGAGTGAAGAAAATCGGAAATTCAAACTTAATACAGATTCCCTTTTAAAATTTGCTGCTAATTCTGGGCCAAGACATTTTGTTTTGATGGACCAGGGCAAACAGATTTATAGCATTAGTGAATATGCCAACACCATTACATTCGCCCAGAATCACATGGGTAATTTTGAGGTTATTGGAGTGTATAAAACCCTAAGTCCAAATTTTAATGGAGAAAGTTACTGTGCAGATATACATTTTTCAAAAGATGGTGGGTATGTATATGGTTCTAATAGAGGTGAAAATTCAATAGCAGTTTTTAAAAGGAATAAATCGGATGGAAGTTTGGAATTGATACAGAATGAAGATGTAAGAGGGGATTGGCCACGCAATTTTGTTATCGACCCAACAGGATCTTTCTTATTGGTTGCCAACCAACGGAGCAATGGTATTTCAGTTTTTAAAATCGATTCTGAAACAGGTAAACTTTCCTTTAAAAATAAGCTCGATTTTCCAAGCCCGGTTTGTTTGTTGTTCAAACGTTAA
- a CDS encoding 30S ribosomal protein S16, with product MPVRIRLQRHGKKGKPFYWIVAADSRAKRDGKYLEKIGTYNPNTNPATIDLDVDGAVKWMQNGAQPTDTAKAILAYKGAMLKKHLAVGVTKGALTEEQAEEKFQAWLEEKEGKIGSKKDKLAKDAADAKAKALEAEKAVNEARIAEAAPEEGVVEEGVVEEAEVEAAADSSEEE from the coding sequence ATGCCAGTTAGAATTAGATTACAAAGACACGGTAAAAAAGGAAAACCTTTTTATTGGATTGTTGCTGCGGATAGCCGCGCTAAAAGAGATGGAAAGTATTTAGAAAAAATAGGTACTTACAATCCTAATACCAATCCTGCAACTATCGATTTAGATGTTGATGGAGCTGTAAAATGGATGCAAAACGGTGCTCAGCCAACTGACACTGCAAAAGCAATTTTAGCGTACAAAGGTGCTATGTTGAAGAAGCACTTAGCAGTTGGTGTTACCAAAGGCGCATTAACTGAAGAGCAAGCTGAAGAAAAATTCCAAGCTTGGTTAGAAGAAAAAGAAGGGAAAATTGGTTCAAAGAAAGACAAATTAGCCAAAGATGCTGCTGATGCTAAAGCAAAGGCTTTAGAAGCTGAAAAAGCAGTAAATGAGGCTAGAATCGCTGAAGCAGCTCCTGAAGAAGGAGTTGTTGAAGAAGGAGTTGTTGAAGAAGCAGAAGTTGAAGCTGCTGCTGATTCATCTGAAGAAGAATAA
- a CDS encoding ferritin-like domain-containing protein, whose protein sequence is MKINEKISNKLNDLLIKNYDAEKGYREAIENADSNWMKSYFSDRVTERKRFISELKAEIINLGKDPKDSGSLSGSMHRGWMDFKTIFTKKDDEAIIEEVLKGEKSSLEEYNDFLKEPEIPSDLKKTAIKQRDTVKQAIHTLNEREAVVS, encoded by the coding sequence ATGAAGATTAATGAAAAAATTTCCAATAAGTTAAACGATTTACTAATCAAGAATTACGATGCTGAAAAAGGATATAGAGAAGCTATTGAAAATGCAGATAGTAATTGGATGAAGTCCTATTTCTCTGACAGAGTAACCGAGCGTAAAAGATTTATTAGCGAGTTAAAAGCTGAAATTATCAACCTCGGAAAAGATCCAAAGGATTCAGGTAGTTTATCAGGCTCTATGCATCGTGGATGGATGGATTTCAAAACCATTTTCACCAAAAAAGATGATGAAGCAATAATTGAAGAAGTTCTTAAAGGTGAAAAATCTAGCCTAGAAGAATATAATGACTTCTTGAAAGAACCAGAAATTCCTTCAGACTTGAAAAAAACTGCTATTAAGCAGAGAGATACTGTTAAGCAGGCCATTCATACTTTGAATGAGCGAGAAGCAGTAGTATCCTAA